The following are encoded in a window of Solidesulfovibrio magneticus RS-1 genomic DNA:
- a CDS encoding phosphatase PAP2 family protein: MTGVASLDRRVAAWMARVRSPRLTRFMRLATQLGAAPLCLTTYVAAFFLSGPVLAASALAMAQTEALLLPAMAALRLLTRRPRPLPAARPCLFPWNRSSFPSWHAARTAMIATILTAHIPGAAAPAWTAAALVWISRSYLGRHYISDIVCGGLLGAAAAAALAAA, encoded by the coding sequence TTGACGGGCGTTGCCAGCCTGGACCGCCGCGTCGCCGCCTGGATGGCCCGGGTCCGATCCCCCAGGTTGACGCGTTTTATGCGGCTGGCGACCCAGCTCGGCGCTGCCCCCCTCTGTCTGACGACCTACGTCGCCGCGTTTTTTCTGTCCGGGCCAGTTCTGGCGGCTTCCGCCCTGGCCATGGCCCAGACGGAAGCACTCCTGTTGCCGGCCATGGCCGCCCTGCGTCTGCTCACGCGCCGCCCCCGCCCGCTGCCAGCGGCCCGTCCCTGCCTTTTCCCCTGGAACCGCTCTTCCTTTCCCTCCTGGCACGCCGCCAGGACGGCCATGATCGCAACCATCCTGACCGCCCATATCCCGGGCGCGGCCGCGCCAGCCTGGACGGCCGCCGCCCTGGTCTGGATCAGCCGAAGCTATCTGGGGCGGCATTATATAAGTGATATCGTGTGCGGCGGGCTGCTCGGGGCGGCGGCGGCAGCGGCCCTGGCGGCGGCATAG
- a CDS encoding sulfite exporter TauE/SafE family protein, whose product MLEIVGLLLFGLLVGCYGTLVGIGGGPILVPMLATLYRFDTPTIVAVSVLVVFCNTASGTIAYLKERRIDLVSGIKFSLAAIPGALLSVVALHYIKINVFSFIFGFFLVLLALYIFLRPYGARFAGSRGMFPKRFRPGNKKSGHSRLSLDDDFLDAMEEPETTLVQRVITDRSGNRYAYAVNEKLGIILTAIIGAVSTLLGIGGGLIQVPVLVYVLAFPVHVATATSHFITAVNAGFTLIPLLVDGDLDYKTSICLSIGAVVGAQFGARLSNFIGDKALLLLLVPVFIFMGVKLMFFNF is encoded by the coding sequence GTGCTCGAAATTGTCGGACTCCTTCTTTTTGGCCTGCTGGTCGGCTGCTATGGCACCCTGGTCGGCATCGGCGGCGGCCCTATCCTCGTCCCGATGCTGGCGACGCTGTACCGGTTTGACACGCCGACCATAGTGGCCGTCTCTGTCTTGGTCGTTTTTTGCAACACCGCCTCGGGCACCATCGCCTATCTCAAGGAGCGCAGGATTGATCTGGTCAGCGGCATAAAATTCTCCCTGGCCGCCATCCCCGGTGCCCTGCTCAGCGTGGTGGCCCTCCATTATATCAAAATCAATGTCTTTTCCTTCATCTTTGGTTTTTTCCTGGTCCTGCTGGCCCTGTATATCTTTTTGCGCCCCTACGGCGCACGTTTTGCCGGTTCCCGGGGGATGTTCCCCAAACGCTTCCGGCCAGGGAATAAAAAGAGCGGGCATTCGCGGCTGTCCCTTGACGATGACTTTCTGGACGCCATGGAGGAGCCGGAGACGACGCTGGTCCAGCGGGTCATTACCGACAGGTCCGGCAACCGCTATGCCTACGCGGTCAATGAAAAGCTCGGCATCATCTTAACCGCCATTATCGGCGCGGTTTCCACTTTGCTCGGCATCGGCGGCGGACTTATCCAGGTGCCGGTGCTCGTCTATGTGCTGGCCTTTCCCGTCCATGTGGCCACCGCCACCTCGCATTTCATCACGGCTGTAAACGCCGGCTTCACCCTCATCCCGCTGCTGGTCGACGGCGACCTGGACTACAAGACGTCGATCTGCCTTTCCATCGGGGCCGTGGTCGGCGCCCAGTTCGGGGCCAGGCTCTCCAACTTCATAGGCGACAAGGCCTTGCTGCTGCTGCTCGTTCCGGTTTTCATCTTCATGGGCGTCAAGCTCATGTTCTTTAATTTCTGA